From the genome of Geoglobus ahangari, one region includes:
- a CDS encoding ornithine cyclodeaminase, whose amino-acid sequence MIAREVEFEGHLIDSNIFPRVLDLILDLDGEFEILEFRIGKRKEDKSYARMIVFGRDEEHLNEIMKELHKLGARIPDAEDVELAEAPEDRVLPDGFYVTTNNPTLVRINGEWVEVEDIGMDRVIVVDVERKRAFCRFLNEVKKGDKIVIGEKGVKVIPPERPRKSSTFEFMGGHISTERPTPYVIKAIAREIVNLKRNGGKIAVVAGPAVDHTAARDALAGMIRDGYVDVLLSGNALAVHDIEISIFGTSLGMDIKTGRPVPGGNRHHIHTISKVIAAGGIRQAVEKGIVKDGIMYECVRNNVPFVLAGSIRDDGPLPEVITDTMEAKKAMKQALKGVSMVIMLASMLHSIAVGNLLPSTVKTICVDANPSTVTKLVDRGSHQAIGIVTDVGLFLPELYESIKEVEKEG is encoded by the coding sequence ATGATTGCGAGGGAGGTAGAGTTTGAGGGTCACCTCATAGACTCCAACATCTTCCCGAGGGTTCTCGACCTCATTCTCGACCTTGACGGGGAGTTTGAGATACTCGAGTTCAGGATAGGCAAGAGGAAGGAGGACAAGAGCTACGCCAGAATGATAGTCTTCGGCAGGGACGAGGAGCACCTCAACGAGATAATGAAGGAGCTCCACAAGCTTGGGGCGAGAATCCCGGATGCTGAGGACGTTGAGCTCGCCGAGGCTCCTGAGGACAGGGTTTTACCGGACGGCTTTTACGTGACGACCAACAACCCCACCCTCGTCAGGATCAATGGTGAGTGGGTGGAGGTCGAGGACATAGGGATGGACAGGGTGATCGTGGTTGATGTTGAGAGGAAGCGCGCTTTCTGCAGATTCCTCAACGAAGTGAAGAAGGGCGACAAGATAGTTATCGGCGAGAAGGGCGTGAAGGTTATCCCTCCCGAGAGGCCGAGGAAGTCCTCTACGTTCGAGTTCATGGGCGGGCACATCTCAACCGAGAGGCCAACGCCATATGTGATAAAGGCCATTGCGAGGGAGATAGTGAACCTGAAGAGGAATGGAGGGAAGATCGCGGTCGTTGCCGGCCCGGCAGTTGATCACACCGCAGCGAGGGATGCACTCGCCGGAATGATCAGGGACGGGTATGTAGACGTCCTCCTGTCCGGAAACGCCCTTGCTGTGCACGACATCGAGATCTCCATATTCGGAACCTCGCTGGGGATGGACATAAAGACCGGCAGACCCGTTCCCGGGGGCAACAGGCACCACATTCACACGATAAGCAAGGTGATAGCTGCAGGGGGAATCAGGCAGGCGGTGGAGAAGGGAATCGTGAAGGACGGGATAATGTACGAATGTGTCAGGAACAACGTGCCCTTCGTGCTGGCGGGATCGATAAGGGACGATGGCCCTCTGCCGGAGGTCATCACCGACACCATGGAGGCCAAGAAGGCGATGAAGCAGGCTTTGAAAGGAGTCAGCATGGTGATAATGCTCGCCTCGATGCTCCACAGCATAGCCGTCGGAAATCTTCTGCCATCGACCGTCAAGACAATCTGCGTCGATGCCAACCCGTCGACCGTCACAAAGCTCGTTGACAGGGGGAGCCATCAGGCGATAGGAATAGTCACTGACGTGGGCCTCTTCCTCCCGGAGCTCTACGAGAGCATAAAGGAGGTGGAAAAGGAGGGTTAG
- the trxA gene encoding thioredoxin — protein MDELEKIRQKRMMELMQKLGGQGEQPKQEVIDHPIKVDASNFDDVLAKHKNIVVDFWAEWCMPCRMIAPIVEQLAKEYAGKVVFAKLNTDENPMIAGRYGITGIPTLIFFKNGRPVDKVVGALPKAELKRWVERNL, from the coding sequence ATGGATGAACTGGAGAAAATAAGGCAGAAGAGGATGATGGAGCTCATGCAGAAGCTCGGCGGTCAGGGAGAGCAGCCAAAGCAGGAGGTCATCGATCACCCGATAAAGGTCGATGCGAGCAACTTCGACGATGTCCTCGCAAAGCACAAGAACATCGTCGTGGACTTCTGGGCCGAGTGGTGCATGCCCTGCAGGATGATCGCCCCGATAGTCGAGCAGCTCGCCAAGGAGTACGCTGGAAAGGTAGTGTTCGCGAAGCTCAACACCGACGAGAACCCGATGATCGCAGGGAGGTACGGAATAACCGGAATCCCCACGCTCATATTCTTCAAGAACGGCAGACCCGTGGACAAGGTTGTAGGAGCATTGCCCAAGGCTGAGCTTAAGAGGTGGGTCGAGAGAAACCTCTAA
- a CDS encoding class II glutamine amidotransferase domain-containing protein: MEASSSEIRVLMDTVERWYRRYLEIGDVSSYFLFKDDLEVVDHYATLLLRQGKISDEEYFRFVTFCDEKLEMLKSELKLSDEDVREVFG; the protein is encoded by the coding sequence GTGGAAGCGTCGAGTTCTGAGATCAGGGTTTTGATGGACACCGTGGAGAGGTGGTACCGTAGGTATCTCGAGATCGGTGACGTGTCAAGCTACTTCCTGTTCAAGGACGATCTCGAAGTCGTGGATCACTACGCCACCCTCCTGTTAAGGCAGGGGAAGATCAGCGACGAGGAGTACTTCAGATTCGTCACCTTCTGCGACGAGAAGCTCGAGATGCTGAAGAGCGAGCTGAAGCTGAGCGATGAGGACGTCAGAGAGGTATTCGGCTGA